In Hyphomicrobium denitrificans 1NES1, the genomic stretch CTTCGATTATGTCGGGCAGCTTCGATCGATCGATACGAAATACTCGGATGCGGCCGGTGACGTGAAGGAACTTTACCAGGAAATCGCGCGGGTCATTGACAGCGTGGCCGCAAGCAAGAAGACCAAGGTTCCGGTTTCGTAAAAGCTACCAATCGAAAAGCGCATCGATCATGAGCAAAGGCACGCAGCTCTGGCCCGGCGATAAGATGCGCAGCTTTTTCAGCGCGCATATCCGGCGCGAGACGTCGCTTGACGATGCCGCGGCGGAGCGCCTCGCTGAGGCGCTGACAAAGGCGGTCAATCGCATGCTCGTCTGGAAAATGCCGGACGACGTTCGGCACACGGACAGGGTCGAGGCCGCGCCCGAGATCGCGGCTCGCCATGCACGCGCCGAAAATTTCAATCCGTATCTCTTCTCGGCCATTGTCGTTCTTGCGAAACAGGGCCGCGACGGGCTGATCAAGCGTCTCCAGGAAATCAAATCGGCGGAGAACCTCAGAGCCTTCGCGGAAGCGCAACACGTTCCGGTCGATGGCAAGCTCAGACGCCTGGACGACATCCGCAAAGCCATCGTGGCGGCGGCAGAGCAGCGCCTCGCGGATCGCAAGGCCGCCGCGAGCTGACCGTCGGGAACTCCACCGAGCCATGCAGCGTCGCTTTCGCTCGGGAGCGCGCTCTTCGGCTTTCGGGGCCCAGGTTTAGGCTTCGAGCCGCTCAGATCGGGTTGATCGGCCACAAGGCTTCCGGCGACTAACGGAGTTAGATATGCATAAATGCTTGGCATGAAACCGGGGACCGCGCGACAGGCCGCGGGGGGAGAAAGAGTGGAGACCACTCGTGATCATCAGCTTCAGCCGCCAGTTCATATTCCTCAAGACTCAGAAGACAGGTAGCACGAGCGTTGAGATCGCGCTCTCGGCGCTGTGCAGCCCAGACGACGTGCTGACACCGATCGCGCCGCACGAAGAGCAAATCCGCCAGCAGAACGGCCGCGCCGCACAGAATTTCCTAATCCCGCGCGATTTCCGGCCGTGGTGGGCGAGCGCTAGCGAAATACTGGGACTAAAGCGATTGTCGTCCGGCACGAGCTATTACAATCACATGTCGGCAACCGAGCTGCGGGCACGCATGGACCCCGCGCTTTTCGACAGCTTCAAGAAGGTGACCATTGTCCGCAATCCCTGGGACCGCGAGGTGTCGTTGTTCTACTGGCACACGCGAGCTTCGCAGGCGCCACAGGATTTCGGCAAGTTCGTCCGCCGGCGGCTGTCCAATCCGGAGCGCAAGACGTTCAAGCTTTATTCGATCGACGGACGAATCGTGGCGACGCACATCCTGCGCTACGAGACGCTAGCGAAGGATTATGACCGCTTTGTCCGCTCGCTCGGCATTGCCGATCCTGTGCCGCTCGGCAATGCCAAGGGAGCGTTCCGGCCGAATGGCGCGCGCAACTATCGCGACATGTATGATGACGCGACACGGGAGATCGTGCGGCAGCGCTACCGGCGGGAGATTGATACCTTCGGGTATTCGTTTTAGGGCGAGCGAGGCGGCGCAGGTGCTGCGGCGGCTAGGCGCTGGCGCGGGCCTTGCGCAACTCGGCTTTCGCCGCCCTGAGACCGCCGATCCTCTGGGCAGGGCATTCCGATTGCACGCTCAGGCGAGCCCCTTCTCGGTGCCCGCCGCACAGGCGCGCCAAACTTCGATCGCCTGCTTCGTTTCCTTGACGTCGTGCACGCGCAGAATCTGCACGCCTGCCGCGACGCCCGCGACCGCGCAGGCCAGGGAGCCGGGTACGCGGTCCTTCGCGTCGTCGACGTCACAGAGCTGACCGATCATCTTCTTGCGACTTGCACCCAGCAGAATGGGCACGCCCAGCCCGTGATAGAGCGGCAGGCCTGCCATGACTGCGACGTTGTGGTGAAGGTGCTTGCCGAAGCCGACGCCGGGGTCGGCGACGATCTTCGATTTTGGAATCCCGGCAGCGACGCACGCCTGCACGCGACTTTCGAGATAATCGAACACATCGAGCACGACATCATCGTACTGAGGATTGTCGTTCATCGTTTTCGGATCGCCTTGCGCGTGCATCACGATCACGGGCAGTCCCGCTTCAGCCGCGACGGCGAGCGAATCCCGATCGTGCGTAAACGCCGAGACATCATTCAAGATGTCGGCTCCAGCAGCTGCGGCGCGGCGCATCACCTCGGCCTTGCGGGTATCTATCGAAATCACGGCGCCTGTCTTGGCGCGCAAACCTTCGATAACAGGGATGACGCGCCGCAGCTCTTCCTCAACCGGAACGAGGTCGGACTGTGGGCGTGTGCTCTCGCCGCCGATGTCGAGAATATCGGCGCCTTCCGCCACAAGCTCCAGTCCATGGGCAATCGCTTTTTCGGCACTCATATGCTCGCCGCCGTCCGAGAAGCTGTCCGGGGTGACATTGACGATGCCCATAAGTCTCGGCCGGTCGAGCGACAGTCCGGCGATCCGCGGCCGCTGCGAGGAAAGCTCCTCGAGAATGTCGGCGGCGGCTAAAGCTTCGCGCCCCCAGTCACCGCTGAACGCATCGCCCAGTACGATCGTGCGCCGCTTCGTCTCGGGCGACGCCCGCGTCAACACATCCAATGCCGCGAACGACAGCCGTCCGCCGGCGAGTGGCAGCCCTCTCCATTCGGGAATTTCGGCCTCGTCGACCGCGCGGCGGCGCCCGGTGCGATCCCAGAAGATCGCCGTAGGCTGGAGATAGATCGAGCGCTTCATTGCTGAGGGTTTCCGTCGGTGTCGAGATTCTTACGCGGCTTAGTGAGAAAAGGAATTTGATAGTTCGCCTGGATCTTCACCCCACCCCTAACCCCGCCCCGTCAAGGGGAGGGGAATAAGAGCAAGGGCATCCATTATCCGCAATCCGTACACGCTTCAGCGATCCTTCCTGGATAAGCGAGGGCAGGTGGGTGGGAGCGAGTTGGCACCGCGCTCCGATATTGGCGGCGGCAACCGCAAACGAAAGCGGCCGCGAAGCTAACGCGGCCGCTCGATGATTGATAGCGTGTTGTGGCGAGAGACTTAGCCCTGCGGCTGCGGTTCCGGTCCGATGTCGATGCCGCCGGTCGACTCGCCACGCGGGCGTGGCGGCTGGCGGCCAGCGGACGGCACGGCCGATCCGGCGGGGCCCTTCGAGCCATCGTCATCATCACGGCGAGCGATCTTCTCGCCGCGCATGATAGCCTGACATTCCTCACCCGTGATCGTCTCGTATTCCATGAGCGCCTGCGCCATGGCCTCGAGCTCGGCTTTATGCTTCGTCAGCACTTCCCAAGCGGTATTCTGCCCCGCGGTCACGATGCGGCGTGTCTCTTCATCGATGAGCTTGGCGGTTTCCTCACTCATATTCTTCTGTTGCGTGATCGAATGCCCGAGGAACACTTCCTGCGAGTTTTCCGAATAGAGCAGCGGGCCAAGCTTGTCGCTCATGCCCCATTCCGTGACCATGCGCTTGGCGATACCGGTCGCTTGGCTGATGTCGCTCGACGCTCCGGTATTCAAGTGCTCGCGGCCGTAGATGATCTGCTCGGCGACGCGGCCGCCGAAGGCCATCGCGATCTTGCCTTCGCACCATTGCTTCGAATAGCTGAGGCGATCACGCTCCGGCAAACTCATCGTGACGCCCAGCGCCCGACCGCGCGGAATGATCGTCACCTTGTGCAGCGGATCGTTGCCCGGCACGACGAGGTTGACGATCGCGTGGCCCGCTTCGTGGTAGGCGGTCGCGAGCTTTTCTTCCTCCGTCATGGCCATGGTCTTGCGCTCGGCGCCCATCATGACCTTGTCTTTGGAATCCTCGAACTCGGCCTGCGTGACGAGCCGCTTGTTGCGGCGCGCGGCGAGCAAAGCCGCCTCGTTGACGAGGTTCGCAAGATCGGCGCCCGAGAAGCCCGGCGTACCGCGTGCGATGACCTTCGGATCGACGTCCGGTGCCAACGGCACTTTCTTCATATGGACGCGCAGGATCTTCTCGCGGCCGATCACATCCGGGTTCGGCACGACGATCTGTCGATCGAAACGGCCGGGCCGCAGCAATGCGGGATCAAGAACGTCGGGGCGGTTCGTCGCCGCGATGATGATGATGCCTTCGTTGGCTTCGAAGCCATCCATCTCGACGAGCAACTGGTTGAGCGTCTGCTCGCGCTCGTCGTTGCCGCCGCCGAGGCCGGCGCCGCGATGACGGCCGACGGCATCGATTTCGTCGATGAAGATAATGCAGGGCGCATTTTTCTTCGCCTGCTCGAACATGTCGCGGACGCGGCTCGCACCGACGCCGACGAACATTTCGACGAAGTCGGAGCCCGAGATCGTGAAGAAGGGCACGTTGGCTTCGCCCGCGACGGCGCGCGCGATGAGCGTCTTACCCGTGCCGGGAGGGCCGACGAGCAGACAGCCGCGCGGGATGCGTCCGCCCAGGCGCTGGAATTTCTGGGGATCGCGAAGGAACTCGACGATCTCTTCGAGATCGGCTTTCGCTTCGTCGACACCGGCGACGTCTTCAAACGTGACACGGCCGTGACGCTCGGTCAAAAGCTTGGCGCGCGACTTGCCGAAACCCATGGCGCGCCCCGAGCCAGACTGCATCTGGCGCATGAAAAAGATCCAGACGCCGATCAGCAACAGCATCGGGAACCAGCTCAGCAGGATGCTCGTGATCGACTGCACTTCGTCCTCTGCGGGCCGCGCTTTGAACTTCACACCCTTGTCGCGCAGACGGGTGACGAGATTCGGATCCTCGGGCGCATAGGTCGAGAATGCCGCTTCGCTTCCCGATGCATCACGCCTCGTGCCGGTGATACGATTACCGGCAATAACAGCTTCCGACACAGTACCTTTATCGACTGCGTCAAGGAATTCCGAATATTGAATCTCGTTAGTGTGCCTGGACTGGCTCGGATTGCTCACCAAATTATACAGGGCGAGCAGAAGGACGAACAGCGCCGCCCAGATCGCAAGTTTCTGATAATTAGGGTTCATTTGGCTCCCTGCTGACGCCAGTCACGCGGATAGCGCACTGGGCTCCGGCGGCGCTCGGTGCCGGATTGCCTGCTTAACATAGGGGGCTCGGCACATCCGCACAAGTTCAGCCATGACCCGAGGTCGTCGCTGCGCCTGCAGCATGCCTATAAATCCTTAATAAGCAGCGGACAGCGCCAAAGCCTTAAGCTCACACCCTGCTTCCAAGAATGGCGCTTCGGACGCAACTGCGAAAGGCGCGAGCGACGGCACCGCGACCAAATCGTCATCCTTCCAGAACGACGGAAGGGCATGCACTGCCCGTGCCGGCGGTCGACGACCGGGGATAAGGCGGCCGGCAATCACCAAGTAATTTTCCTGGCCGAGCGGCCTTACTCGGACAGGGCCGATCGCTTCCGGCACCCGACGGACGATGAACCGCCGGTCCCAGGTCCGGCTTTCGCCGGGGACGAGCAAGAGATCAGGCTGGGCGAGCCGGCCGGCCTCGCGCCAGACACGGATGAAGCGGCTGCCGCTCGAAACCATGGCGCCGCCGAGCGTCGCGGTGCTTTTTTCTTCCGCCTGAAGCCTGGCCGCGAGATCTTCGATCTCGGAGAGCTCAGGCCTTTCGCTGGCGCCGCCGTAGCGCGCGATGAGGCGAGCGAGGAGCCTCTGGCGAAGCAGGGTTGGCCCTTCGCGGAAGGCTTCCCGGTCGAAGGCCGCAAAGACTTCGTTGCCAAACGACAGAGCGAGTGTCGCGGTGAAGCGTTCTTCAGCGTAATGCAAAGCTGCCTCGGCGTCGCCGAGACGCCGCGCCGATGTTGCAAGGGCCGCGGCTGAAATTCCAGTGGCTACCAAGGCGGGCAGCAGCGCGTGCCGAATGCGCGCACGCTCGTAGCGAGAATCCTTGTTGGTCGGATCGTCGACACATGGAACACCGCGTGCTTCAAGCGTCGCGATGAGGCGCGATTTTGGAAACGGCAGAAGCGGCCGCAGAAGTCGGACGGTCGAACCTTCGAGCAGGGCGCGCTCGGCCGGCATTGCAGAGAGTCCGGTAACGCCCGCCCCTCGTGCGAGGCGCATGGCGAACGTCTCAGCCTGATCGTCGAGATGATGCGCCGTGACGACTGCGACGGTGCTTGCAGCCAGGCTTCGCGCATGCGCTTCGAGCAGCCGATAGCGGGCCTGCCGCGCGGCATCGGGAATACCGCTCAGAGGCTTCTCGTCAGTCCACGGCAAGGTAGCGTGCGGCAATCCAAGGCGAAGCGACTCGCGGGCTACAAACCCAGCCTCCCGGGAAGCTTCGGGCCGCAAGCGATGATCGACTGTTGCGGCGGAGAGCGATGGCAGCGCACCATTCCGGCGCTGACGCCATTCGGCCGCGAGGACGAGCAGCGCCATGCTATCCGGCCCACCGGAAACGGCCAGAACGACGTGATCAAACTTCGCGAGCTGCTCGAAAGCGGCGTCCGCTTCGATTGGTGCAACCGGCACCTGCGCATCGCGTGGCATCGTTTTTCACCACTACTTTATATTACTCTATTGGCACCCAACGCGCTGGCGTTCGCTTTGCGCACGCGCCTTGACACTTTGAGGGGCCGTCGGAAATTTAGACGCCAATTCGGCGAACGATGAGCAAGCGGCATCCTTCTGGCCGAGGCGATCGAGCGACATCGCGAGCTTCAGCAGGCTGTCCGGCGCCTTGGCGCTTTGGGCATAGGATTGATAGCCCTTCAGGAAGGCGCTCGCAGCAGCCTTGTATTGGCCGCGTACGAAATGTGTCTCGCCGAGCCAGTATTGCGCGTTGCCTGAGAGCGAGTCGTTCGGAAACTTCTTCAAAAATTCGTCGAATGCCGCTTCGGCGGCGCCATAATCGCGCTGCAGGAGATAGCCGTAGGCCGTCTCATAGAGTTGTTTGGGGTCGTTGCTCGACGTGCTGGCTGGAGCCAACGCGGCCGTCGCGACGGTTGCTGGCGCCGGTACGGCACCTGTCTGGCCTACGGCGCCGGGGGGGGCTTCTGGAGAATGCGCGCCGTCGCTGTTCAGAAGACCGCCGATGGCATCGTTGCCAGTCGCGACCGTCGTCGAGCCGAAGCCTGGGTTCGGCGCCGTGGGGGGTTGTGCTTGCGGATGTGCTTCCTGGCCCGCTAGCGCCGTGTCGGAGGAGGCCGGAATGTCGGAACGACGCGGCGTGCCGCCGAGGCTTCGCACCTGATCGGACAGTTGCTGAACCTGGGCCGTCAATGCGCGGACCTGTGTCTCGAGTCCTTCGATGCGCGCGGCATCACCATCGCCTCCAGCCGTCGACGCCGGAAATGGCGCGGGTGCCGAACCGCCGCTCTTCGCTAGCGTCTCAAGCGTTCCGACGACGACCTGCATGTCGACAAGTTGTTCTTCGAGCGATCGGACACGTGCCTGCAATCCGCTCTCTCCGGTAGCAGCCGCGGCACTTCCCTTTGCCGCCTTCTCGTTCGATTGGGCAAACACCGGCGTTGCCGCCAGAAGCAATGCGACTGCTGCTGCGGAAATTCCGAATCCGACTGGAATCCGTTTGCGCTTAGCCATGCCCCGGCCTTGCTCCGTATGATTCGATAAAGCCAATGATTTCGATATCGACACAGACCCTATCACGGCCATGCGTCTATCAAACTGTCTCGTGCGCCCGATATTGGGCAAAATCAAATGAAGAGTCATGGGCTTCCCCCGCCGATGCGGCAATTGCGGCAAAGCCGCGTCCGCTCACTGCGCTACTTGCCCCGTCTCAACCGCGCGCCCCAACGATGATTTGGTAGTCCGTGCCGCTGGAGATTGCATGCTTGACCGTATCGGGTCCTGGTCACGGAGGTCGTTAATAAAAACTTCGGCATTCCGATTCTGCGCCCGGCACAAAGACGTCGAGCAGACCGCGACTTTGTCGTCGTTGCCGGTCGGTCTCAGTTCGATCCGGCTCGGATCGAGTCCCGCCGCAACGAGACGATCACGCACGGCCTCAGCCCGCTGCGTGGACAGAAGTTGCGCCGATCTTCGGTCGCCGCCATCGTCGGAGCGGCCGATCACCGTGACCGTAAGGTTCGGCCGGACTTTCAGCCAGCGCGCTTGATTTTCGATGATGCTGCACGCGCGACCGCCGAGCGTCGCGCTGCTTTCCGCGAAAAAGACGCGATCTCCGACGCTGACGAGGAAAGCATGGCGATACTCGGCCGTTCGCTCGGCTTCATCGGCGCGGATCGCGGCGCGGTCTTCTTCAGTGCCGCCATTGGTATCGAGGGCCGATAAAGCTCGCCGCGCGCGTGAAGCTTCGGGCGAACTCGGAAATACCGAAATGAGCTTCTGGAAAAGCCGGCGCGCGGAATCGACTGCGTGATCGGACGCTGCGTCCAGGCCGTCAACGAGGAGTTCTGCAGCGGTCTCACCATTGGGACCGTCGTCATCGTTCTGCGCGAACGTCGGCAAAGGCAATGCGACCATGACGGCGAGCACCGCCGACACGACGCCAATCACGACACTTGAAGACCGCAATTTGTACATTTAACGGGGGCGCAAGTATTCCGACTTCGCGCCCGTTATGGTCGGCCAATCAGGCTAAACTTTGCCAAATTAAGGCCAATCGAAAGCAATTCGCGCGTGTGGCTAATTTAAACCAATCGAGCGCGCCGACCCGAATAGCGGGATTTAGCGCTGGCTTACGACGCCGCCGCTGTTCAGCACGGTCTGGGCACGCCGGTTCTGCGACCAGCAGGAAATATCGTTGCAAACAGCCACCGGACGTTCCTTGCCATACGAGATCGTGCGGATCCGGGCGCCGTTGACGCCATGCTGCGACAGGAAGTTGCGCACGGTCGTAGCGCGGCGTGCACCGAGGGCGATGTTGTATTCGCGCGTGCCCCGCTCGTCGGCATGACCCTCGATCGTAATCGCGTATTGGGAATACTGCTGCAGCCACTGCGCCTGCTTGGTCAGTGTCTGCTGCGCTTCTGGCGTCAAGTCGATCGAGTCTGTCGAGAAGTAGACGATGTCGCCGACGTTCTGACTGAAGTCGCGCTGAGACCCGGGAGTCGCCGCGCCGTATTTGCCGCTCAATGCATCCGGCTGCAGTTCCTTGTTGCTCGCGCACGCACCGACAGTCGCTGCGAGAATCGAAACGGCGGCGAGGCGCAGCCACATGCTCCGCGCAATCGATGCCAGCATTTCGTTTATCCCTTTCGTCTCGACCGCAACTCTCGAGCAAGCCAGATAGCGTTCAATCCGCTCCGCAAGAGGCCATCTTTGTTGCGTCAGCGTTTAGTGGAACGTTCAGCCGAAAATATGGCCAATTCCGCGGATTCACAGCGATTTCATATGCATCGAATGCCAACGCAATTGTTAAGCGCAGCGAGACCGTCAGCCGACCCAACGATTTGTAACATCGCGGATTTGCGGTGCACGTGCGACCAATTCGATTCCACAGAATTTTCCCACACGCAAAATGTGGTCATTCCGGGAGCACAATTCGGACGCGGTTCCTACAGAAAACACCGGTCCGGTTGCGGACATCCAAAAGCTCAAGACCGAGATGGTGGCGAGGAAATCGCCAACAACTCGGTCTTGAAGTTCGGTATGAAAAACGCAGTACTCAGAAGCCAAGCAGCACTTAGCGCACTGCCTGCTCCGAAGCGGCCGGACCGCCGAGCTTCATTGGCTGATGCTCAACTTCTTTCCGGCATGCGCCGACAGCAACAGCAACTAAAACTGCAGCAAGAACGATTGCGCTCTTCATGAGTAGTCTCCTTTGAGTTCCAAACAGTCCGCTATTAGCGAACGGCCTGGCTGCTTGCGGTGGGACCGCCGAGCTTCAAAGGAACATGCTCAGCTTCGCGACGGCATGCGCTAACCGCAATAGCCGCTGCTACGACTGACAAAAGGATCAGCCCCTTCACACCCTGCATGGTCATATCTCCTGATACGATTCCGGCAAAAGCCGTACTCTGGGGTACCGGGCGGGCGTCTGGCGATCAAGGAGAGAGGCGGCAAACGCCAAGTTTTCCAATCCGATAGATGCGAAAATGCAACGACGACGCGTGTGGGAAAGTCAACACTTTTCCGATTGCCCAAATAGCGCCCAACCCCTTGTTTTAAGCATATTATTTTGCTCGTTTCGAAGCCCGCTTCGATCTCCGGAGACATGCGTTCGTAAAGAAGGTGTTAATTTAGAAGCGGTGACCAGGCGGGGTCCGAGGCGAAGGATGGAGTCGTGACCTGGCGCTCATTAAAGCCGGTGATGTCGACCGAATAAATCTTCGGTCCGCCGTTCGTCGACTGGGAATCGCGCCAGAACATCACCACCCGGCCGTTGGGGGCCCAGGTCGGGCCTTCATTATGGAAGCCTTCGGTCAGGACGCGTTCCCCGGAGCCATCAGGCTTCATCACGCCGATCAAGAACTGGCCGCCGGTCTGCTCGGTAAAGGCGATGTAATCCCCTCGTGGCGACCAGACCGGTGTCGAATAGCTGCCGCCGCCCTGAGAGATCGGGTGTGCTCCCGACCCGTCCGCATTCATAACGTACAAGCGCTGCGCCCCATCGCGGTCGCTTTCGAACACGATCTGGCGGCCATCCGGGGAGTAGCTCGGACTGGTGTCGATGCCGTTCGACTCGGTCAGTCGGCGCGACTGCCGCGTCCTCAGGTCCATCTCGTAGATGCTGGAGCGGCCATCCGGCGTCCCGAGACTCATAACGACCCTTTGTCCGTCAGGTGAGAATCGCGGCGCGAACGTCATACCCGGGAAATCGCCGACAAGCTCTCGCCGACCGGTCTCGAGGTTCATGATGAAAACCTTCGGCTGGTCGGACGTGTATGACATGTAGGTGATTTCCTGATTCGTCGGCGAGAACCTCGGCGTCAGGACGAGTTCCTTGCCTTGCGTCAGAAGGCGCACATTGGCGCCGTCCTGGTCCATGATTGCGAGCCGTTTGACGCGGTTCTGCGCCGGCCCCGTCTCGTCGACGAAGACAATGCGCGTATCGAAGTAGCCCTTTTCGCCGGTCAGCCGCTCATAGACGCTGTCTGCGATCATGTGCGCGATACGCCGCCAGTTCTGCGCGGATGTTGAAAATCGCTGGCCGGCGAGCTGCTTCCCGCTCGCGACGTCCCACAGCCGGAACTCGGCGCCGACCCGGCCGTCACCGGCATTGACAACACGCCCGACGACGAGCGCATCGGCCTGCACGGACCGCCAGTCGCCGAACCGCGGCACCGCGTTGATGTCTCTGATTTGCTCCAGGAACGACGCGCGGTCGAGGGGGCGGAATAGCCCCGAGCGTTCGAGATCGGCCTGCAGCACGTCCGAGACGTTACCTGCGAGCTGCGGATCGTCACCGACGAACAACGGGATCGCTATGGGGATTGGAGCGATCGTTCCTTCCGTCTGCGTCCCTTTGAGTTGTGCCAGCGCCCGTGTCGCCAAACCACAATCGAGCGTAAGCCCGACGGCAATCAGACAGATGAAGGCAAGCGCGTGCTGTAGGGGATTTTTCCGGCTCATGCTTGATGTCTCATCTGTCAATCGTTGGTCATTTCGAATGGTGCTTCGCTTCGCGGTCGAATGAAGCAACTTTTTGGCGTTTACAACATTTGGCGCGGATCGAAAGTCCAGTCGACGATCTTCCACGCATTGTATTTGTCGGGCGGCAATCTGAACGGCGCGCACATCCTTACGGCCCGGAGAGCAGCTTCCGTGTAGACTTGCCCCGCCGTGGTCGATGGTGCCGATGTGACACGAGGCTCGCCCGCGAGGCTACCGTCGGGGTTCATTTCCCAGTGCAATTCGACAACCGGAACCTCCTCGCCGCCGCCGGTGCCGGGCGGCCGCCAGCAACCGTTGAGCTGCGACTTGAGCATTCCCTTCAGCAAATCCTGCTCGCGCGCCGATAACACCGTATCGGTGCCGGTGGCCGTTCCCGCTTCCCTGCCGGTTTTATCGGCAGTCGTGCTTGAGCCCGCGGCCTGCTGACCTTTCTTCCGCGGATCCTTATCGAGCAGCGCTTTCGGAGGTGCGTCATCCGGCGATTTATCGAGGATCGAAGCGATCCTGCTCGGATCGAATTTTTTCTTTGCCGCCTCAGCCTTTTTCCTGGCTTCTTCCTGCTTCTTTTTTTTCAGCTCAGCGGCGCGCTTCTTTTTCGCGGCCTCCTCGGCTTTTTTCTTGGCTTCTTCTTCGGCTTTTTTCTTTGCCTCGTCCTCAGCCTTTTTCTTGGCTTCCTCTTCGGCCTGCTTCTTGGCTTCCTCAGCCTTGCGCTCATCCTCGAGCTTCTGCTCCAGGAGCTTCTTGTCGTCGGGCGTGGGTCCGGGTGCAGGCTCAGGCGGCGGGGGCGGTTCCTCCAGCTTTTTGGCGATCGGATCGGGCTTCACCTGCTCGGCTGCTTTCGGAGGTTCGGCAGGCGGAGGAGGTTCTGCCTCGGGCGGCGGCTCGGCCTTGGCGACTTCCTGCTCCTGCGGCGGTGGAGGAGGCGGGGGCGCGGCGTTGCTCGGCTTTGCGGTGTCGTTCTTGCTGTCGTCGGGCTTTGGTTCTTCCTTAGCCTTCGTCTCGAGATTTTTCGCGTCCTCGCTGCCTTGTTTCAGGCGCAGGAATTCCGACGGCGTGATGATGTCGGCAGCGATCGCCGGCGTGTCAGGCGTCAGCTCCGGAACAGAGCGCATGGAAAACAGCGCCCATCCGAGAAGCGCGGCGTGGAAAGTTAAGGACAGGACAAGTCCGAAGGGCACCGCTAAGTGCCTCCCTTCTCCTGATCGAGAACGAACGACAGCTTTTTGAATCCA encodes the following:
- the tolB gene encoding Tol-Pal system beta propeller repeat protein TolB, with product MSRKNPLQHALAFICLIAVGLTLDCGLATRALAQLKGTQTEGTIAPIPIAIPLFVGDDPQLAGNVSDVLQADLERSGLFRPLDRASFLEQIRDINAVPRFGDWRSVQADALVVGRVVNAGDGRVGAEFRLWDVASGKQLAGQRFSTSAQNWRRIAHMIADSVYERLTGEKGYFDTRIVFVDETGPAQNRVKRLAIMDQDGANVRLLTQGKELVLTPRFSPTNQEITYMSYTSDQPKVFIMNLETGRRELVGDFPGMTFAPRFSPDGQRVVMSLGTPDGRSSIYEMDLRTRQSRRLTESNGIDTSPSYSPDGRQIVFESDRDGAQRLYVMNADGSGAHPISQGGGSYSTPVWSPRGDYIAFTEQTGGQFLIGVMKPDGSGERVLTEGFHNEGPTWAPNGRVVMFWRDSQSTNGGPKIYSVDITGFNERQVTTPSFASDPAWSPLLN
- the tolA gene encoding cell envelope integrity protein TolA, which codes for MPFGLVLSLTFHAALLGWALFSMRSVPELTPDTPAIAADIITPSEFLRLKQGSEDAKNLETKAKEEPKPDDSKNDTAKPSNAAPPPPPPPQEQEVAKAEPPPEAEPPPPAEPPKAAEQVKPDPIAKKLEEPPPPPEPAPGPTPDDKKLLEQKLEDERKAEEAKKQAEEEAKKKAEDEAKKKAEEEAKKKAEEAAKKKRAAELKKKKQEEARKKAEAAKKKFDPSRIASILDKSPDDAPPKALLDKDPRKKGQQAAGSSTTADKTGREAGTATGTDTVLSAREQDLLKGMLKSQLNGCWRPPGTGGGEEVPVVELHWEMNPDGSLAGEPRVTSAPSTTAGQVYTEAALRAVRMCAPFRLPPDKYNAWKIVDWTFDPRQML